One part of the Paenibacillus silvisoli genome encodes these proteins:
- a CDS encoding LacI family DNA-binding transcriptional regulator: protein MGKKITTSDISLKLGLSRNTVSKALNDHPGITAETRKKVIDQAVAMGYKRAAKTAGGGGRSSALPDKASSIAYITKYQLHGTGFWMNVMSGAQQAISHGGYEMKVSFVKNEEIAALELPGLLSSDIAGFIVAGSFDKSYTEKLLAIPLPKVFINITPDMPLTGLPADVVFMENEDSIHQITRHLLEQGHERLGFIGEVYSCRSFMERWHGFQRAHLEVMVPIDPSLSIVSRCPDTYSSYDGIIHALKELPALPTAFVCANDRIALHVIKYLHDLGKSVPRDIAVSGFDQISEAEFLGFTLTTVAHDVLQLGQRATEQLLYRMSQPDRANETIRLAGRVVYGESTAALALRE from the coding sequence GTGGGCAAAAAAATTACAACAAGCGACATTTCGCTGAAGCTGGGCTTGTCCCGTAATACCGTTTCGAAAGCGCTCAACGATCACCCCGGCATAACGGCCGAGACGAGGAAAAAGGTGATCGATCAGGCGGTGGCGATGGGCTATAAGCGGGCGGCTAAAACCGCCGGAGGCGGCGGGCGATCTTCCGCCCTCCCGGACAAGGCGAGCAGCATCGCCTATATCACCAAGTATCAGCTTCATGGAACGGGCTTTTGGATGAATGTCATGAGCGGCGCCCAGCAAGCGATCAGCCACGGCGGCTACGAGATGAAGGTCAGCTTCGTGAAGAACGAGGAGATCGCGGCGCTAGAGCTGCCCGGGCTGCTATCGAGCGATATCGCGGGCTTTATCGTCGCCGGCAGCTTCGATAAGTCCTATACGGAGAAGCTGTTGGCGATCCCGCTGCCGAAGGTATTTATCAACATCACGCCGGACATGCCGCTGACTGGCTTGCCGGCAGACGTCGTCTTCATGGAGAACGAGGACAGCATCCATCAGATCACCCGCCACCTGCTTGAGCAGGGGCATGAGAGGCTCGGATTTATTGGCGAAGTTTACAGCTGCCGCAGCTTCATGGAGCGGTGGCATGGCTTCCAGCGCGCCCACCTCGAGGTGATGGTGCCGATCGATCCGTCGCTTAGCATCGTCTCGCGCTGCCCGGACACCTATTCGAGCTACGACGGAATCATCCATGCGCTGAAGGAGCTGCCCGCTCTCCCCACTGCCTTCGTCTGCGCCAATGACCGCATCGCGCTGCATGTCATCAAGTATTTGCACGATCTCGGCAAATCCGTCCCGCGCGACATCGCCGTGTCGGGCTTTGACCAGATCAGCGAGGCCGAGTTTCTCGGCTTCACGCTGACGACCGTCGCGCACGACGTGCTCCAGCTCGGCCAACGCGCGACCGAGCAGCTTCTCTACCGAATGAGCCAGCCGGACCGCGCGAACGAGACGATTCGGCTGGCGGGCCGGGTGGTGTATGGGGAGAGCACGGCGGCGTTGGCATTGCGGGAATAG
- a CDS encoding helix-turn-helix domain-containing protein — MRTFGERLSYLRHRKELSQEEFSKVLRIGKSTLGMYETNKREPAHEMTAQIADYFEVSVDWLVTGKEFKHAPMSATQEELVIKDLVTRYNIDLTRPRAREKLEKIIQLVFEELPPQSHPE; from the coding sequence GTGCGTACATTCGGAGAAAGACTATCGTATTTAAGGCATCGGAAAGAGCTTTCTCAAGAAGAATTCTCCAAAGTGCTCCGAATCGGAAAAAGCACGCTGGGGATGTACGAGACGAACAAACGCGAGCCCGCCCACGAAATGACCGCCCAGATCGCCGACTATTTCGAGGTCAGCGTGGACTGGCTGGTTACCGGCAAAGAATTTAAGCACGCGCCGATGTCGGCTACGCAAGAGGAGCTGGTCATCAAGGATCTTGTGACCCGCTACAACATCGATCTGACGCGCCCCCGCGCCAGAGAGAAGCTCGAGAAGATCATTCAGCTGGTTTTCGAAGAGCTGCCGCCGCAATCGCATCCCGAATAA
- a CDS encoding GxGYxYP domain-containing protein — protein sequence MNRIRKFTAISLALACTLTFSSGTFADSDQQQQQQERGGKTTISWPKEQQLPSFAQAKKLDVADIYDAPGDIKLLFSTLQGLINRTEPRIYLLENKEEGKFKWLNDLDVSYRVYDSYWDILSRYKGEVKGLIVYDPNVSDSINVATTLAGLRDAVAVSPALAEQLQAAPYNLPVIQDLQGKFKDRLDAYTWQYENLWKETTHRMLIGLSPDVTAKAPVEQPDRFETIAQEPTEERDAANRKVYDLDLTKYLSKPDVYVKFSDAFPADGWGTAVHEVSVKADGQEIAHFIPGTPEEEPFLYDPQSSQLSDGSGGHRFADNGRYFTYKFTPPAGTTELTLSVEMWNQYKVSASNEKPFTSLTKEPYGYLRDYAVANKAMVFWLDSNVPAQKELFEKILSDVKPGTPYLGWFSNDVEGEFSGVEVTSNHGVYVLAADWFSNLTVFSGTKPKNFKRQEAKPVKLENKIYVSYTFSEGDNLQYNQHRMRILWDDPKRGQVPINWTSSPMLYDAAPAMLNYFRDSATANDLIIAGPSGGGYLYPDAWPDSTFPAFLDSTKSYLKKTGMEIPYVLNRVDGQNIPLSDAKLAAYRDKYDAPGLFLSWEDSSKVTIQGGLPISTIRGISAVSEGKRVLDEAKANWDGKSPLFVSIGLLAWSLTPTQVVELTNMLGPEYQVVLADQYFSLIRQANGLPRH from the coding sequence ATGAACCGAATCCGTAAGTTTACCGCCATTAGTCTGGCGCTTGCATGTACGCTGACATTCTCGTCGGGGACGTTCGCCGATTCCGATCAGCAGCAACAGCAGCAGGAAAGAGGCGGCAAAACGACGATTTCATGGCCGAAGGAGCAGCAGCTTCCTAGCTTCGCGCAAGCGAAGAAGCTCGACGTCGCCGATATTTACGACGCTCCCGGCGACATCAAGCTGCTCTTCAGCACGCTGCAGGGCTTGATCAACCGGACCGAGCCGCGCATCTATTTGCTCGAAAACAAGGAAGAGGGCAAATTCAAATGGCTGAACGATCTGGACGTCAGCTACCGCGTGTATGACAGCTACTGGGATATTTTGAGCCGCTATAAAGGCGAAGTCAAAGGCCTTATCGTTTACGATCCGAACGTATCGGATTCGATTAACGTCGCCACTACGCTGGCGGGGCTGCGCGACGCCGTAGCCGTAAGCCCGGCGCTTGCCGAGCAGCTGCAGGCCGCTCCGTACAACCTGCCAGTCATTCAAGACCTGCAAGGCAAGTTCAAGGACCGTCTCGACGCTTACACGTGGCAGTACGAGAACCTGTGGAAGGAAACGACGCATCGGATGCTGATCGGCCTTAGTCCTGACGTAACGGCGAAGGCGCCGGTCGAGCAGCCGGACCGGTTCGAGACGATTGCGCAGGAGCCGACGGAGGAGCGCGATGCGGCGAACCGCAAAGTGTATGACCTCGACCTGACAAAATATTTGAGCAAGCCGGACGTCTATGTGAAGTTCAGCGATGCCTTCCCGGCAGACGGATGGGGTACGGCGGTGCATGAGGTGTCGGTGAAGGCGGACGGTCAAGAGATCGCCCACTTCATTCCGGGTACGCCTGAAGAAGAGCCGTTCCTGTACGATCCGCAAAGCTCGCAGCTGTCGGACGGCAGCGGCGGCCACCGTTTTGCCGATAACGGCCGTTATTTTACGTATAAATTTACGCCTCCGGCAGGGACGACGGAGCTCACCCTCTCGGTGGAAATGTGGAATCAGTACAAAGTCAGCGCAAGCAACGAGAAGCCGTTCACCTCGCTGACGAAAGAGCCTTACGGCTACCTGCGCGACTACGCGGTCGCGAACAAGGCGATGGTGTTCTGGCTGGATTCCAACGTGCCGGCGCAGAAGGAGCTGTTCGAGAAGATTTTGTCGGACGTGAAGCCGGGCACGCCTTACTTGGGCTGGTTCAGCAACGACGTCGAAGGCGAATTCAGCGGCGTGGAAGTGACGTCCAACCACGGCGTGTACGTCCTAGCGGCGGACTGGTTCAGCAACTTGACCGTGTTCTCGGGCACGAAGCCGAAAAACTTCAAGCGCCAGGAAGCGAAGCCGGTAAAGCTGGAAAATAAAATTTACGTCTCCTATACGTTCAGCGAGGGCGACAATCTCCAGTACAACCAGCACCGGATGCGCATCCTGTGGGATGACCCGAAACGCGGCCAAGTGCCGATCAACTGGACCTCGAGCCCGATGCTGTACGATGCGGCGCCTGCCATGCTGAATTACTTCCGCGACAGCGCGACTGCGAACGATCTCATCATCGCCGGCCCTTCCGGCGGCGGCTATCTTTACCCGGACGCATGGCCAGACAGCACGTTCCCGGCGTTCCTGGACAGCACGAAATCGTATTTGAAAAAGACCGGCATGGAAATCCCGTACGTGCTCAACCGCGTCGACGGACAAAACATTCCGCTCAGCGACGCCAAGCTTGCCGCATACCGCGACAAGTATGACGCGCCAGGCTTGTTCCTGAGCTGGGAGGACAGCTCGAAGGTGACGATTCAAGGCGGTCTGCCGATCTCCACGATCCGCGGCATCAGCGCCGTAAGCGAAGGCAAGCGCGTCCTCGACGAGGCAAAAGCGAACTGGGACGGCAAATCGCCGCTCTTCGTTTCGATCGGCCTGCTCGCATGGAGTTTGACGCCGACGCAAGTCGTCGAGCTGACGAATATGCTTGGACCGGAGTACCAGGTCGTGCTGGCTGACCAGTACTTCTCACTGATTCGCCAGGCGAACGGTTTGCCTAGGCATTAA